A region of the Roseiflexus sp. RS-1 genome:
ACCTGCACCTTGATATCATCGGCGTCGCCAACCGCGATGACAACGCCGAGTTGTGGCTTTTCTTTCGCAGTGTCCGGCAGGTAGATGCCGCTGCTCGTGCGGTCGTCCTGTTCAATAGGTTTCAACAGGACACGTGCGCCCGGTGGCTGGATACCGGGTTCGGTTCCATTTGCGCTCATGGCTGGTCTGCTCCTTATCCGAAACTTGTCTGATCTGACGTCGCTATTTGATGTCCGGCAGGCGATCAATGTTGGGGCGGTCGAAGCCAACGACGATCTTGCCGCCAATGTCGATGACCGGTACGCCCTGCTGCCCTGAGCGACGCACCATGTCGCGCGCAGCGGCGGGGTCTTTGCTCACATCGACATCCTTGAACTTGATCCCTTTTTGCCGGAAGTAGTTTTTCGCCGCATTGCAAAACGAGCAGGTCGGCGTGGTGAACATGATGACTCGTGGCTGTGGCTTCGTCTCGCTCATATTCGAAGCCTTTCTGCAGTGTCTTTCATCCGTATAGATGCAGATTCCGGCGCGGGGTTACAGCGGTTGTTGCGCATTGTGGTCGTGCGCACTCCCTGCTTATATGGAAATTGAGCACTTAATCCGGTATGCGCCCTTGCCGTGGGGCTGATGGAGATTGAGCATTTAATCCGCTATACCGCACTAGTACTTGACCACACTGATTACTGATGATAAAAGCGACGAAACGTGAGCCGGGCATTGGCCGTGGTGAACCGCCATTGCACGGTAGCCCGGACTTCACTACGGGCTTTTGCCCATGCGTCTACCTCTCGGCGTACGCTCTCTATATCCGGCAGACGCCGATCCAGACATTGGCGAGCCAGGATGGAGAACTCGATCTCTGTCATGTTCAGCCAACTGCCATGCTTCGGCGTAGAGTGAAACGCCAACTTCCGTGTCAGCCGTCGGGCTTCCTCTGGTGGAAAAGTCTGGTACAGAACAGCTGGGGTATGGGTGTTCAGGTTGTCCAGCACCACGCGAATCCCCTCTGCCTCCGGGAAGACTTCATCCACCAGCCATTTCATTTGGCGGGCGAAGTCCTCCTTCGTCCGCCGCTCCGTCACGTGGACTTCCCGCCAGCCCGTCAGGGGTTGAAAGATCAAAAACAGGTTGCAGCATCCTTGCCGCTCATATTCGTCGTCCACCCGCTGCGGACGCCCCGGCTCCATCGGCAGGGGCGCCTGGACATCCGCCACCAACTGATACGGCCGTTCGTCAAAGCAGACGACCGGTCGTCGTGGGTCGTAAGGTTCGGCGTACAGGTCCAGCACATCTTCCATGCGCCAGAGGAAGTCCGCAGTAATCTGTCCAAGGCGCCACTGCTGCTTCTGCCAGGGCTTAAGGTTGTTTTTTTTAACACCCGCCGCACCGTTTCGTCGGAGATGGATTCCACAATCTTCAGTTCCACCAGCCGGTCGGCCAAGAGCTGCATCGTCCAGCGCTCCCGGCCCTCCGGCGGCGCGCTGCAGGCCAGGGCGATCAGGAACGCCTCCTGTTTGCTGTCCAGTTTCGGCTGGGCGCCAGGCCGGGGGCGCTCCTGCAAAGCGGCTTCCAGCCCCTCCTCTACGAACCGTTTTCGGATGTTCCGCACCGTCTGCGGATTCACCTTGAGCACATCGGCTATCGATTGATCGGTCGCGCCCTCTGCTGAAAGGAGCAGAATCCGGGCCCGAGTAACCATCCGGGCGTTCACTTCCCCCTTCTTCAGGAGATCAAGCAGGGACAAGCGCTCCTTTTCGGTCAGCGTCACCACGTATGCTTTGGGTCTGGGCATGGCTCCTTCACTCCACGAGAGGAGTGTGGAAGAAAGAATACCCTATGAGACCAGTGTGGTCAAGTACTAGCCGTCGGGCTAATGAAGATTGAGGATTTATAGCAGTTCTCACAAAGATTGGTCTTGTTGGGCAGGATTGCACCTGCCATCGAAAGCAGACGCCGTGTGCGCCATCCCTCCATGTGTTCCGCGTCTCTGTGCGTATCAGACCGGCTCACGCGGAGTAACTGTGTTGCTTGTCAAGGGGCGCTCGTATGCACAGCCGGATCCCAGGGCTTTTGCTGACGCAATATTGCGCCGAGAATAGTCAGCAGCTTGCGCATCGCAGCGACGATGGCGACCTTGCGCGGCTTGCCAGCTTGACACAGGCGCTGATCGAAGGCGCGCCTGACCAGACGGCGCCGCGTGGCCGCCAGGGTCGCCATGTACAACACGCTGCGCACATCCCTCCTGCCGCCGGAGATATGCCGGGGTTTGTGCTGTGCGCCGCTCTGATTGGCATACGGCGCAACGCCCACAACGGCCGCCGCTTCCGTGCGCTTGATGGTCCCCAGTTCGGGCAGGCGGAGCAGCAGGTTCAGTGCGGTGATCGCGCCGATGCCGGGCACGCTTTCGCGCAGCTCCCGTTTCCGGCGCACCTCGTCGGTGCGCTCCGCCTCGTTGTCGCGTTCCTGCTCAAGCGCACGGATCTCCTGATCCAGCCAATCAATATGCTGCTGGATGCCCGGGCGGAGGTTCGGCGCGGCAGCCGTCAACCGATTGATCTCAGCCGTCCGCATCTGAATCACCTGCTCCCGCCGGACCAGCAGGTCGCGCAAGGATGCGCGCTGCTCGTCCGTCGCTTGGTGGTGCGGCGGGCGCACCCGTTCGGCAAAGCGGGCGAGCAACCGGGCATCCAGGCGGTCGGTCTTCGCCTGGCGTCCTTCCGCGTGCGCCAGGGCGCGCACGCGGCGTGGCTGCACCCGCGCCGTCGGCACGCCAGCCTGGAGCAGTTGGGCGAACACCATGCGCTCCAGCCCGCCGGTCGCCTCCAGCACAATCAGGGTCGGCTGCAGGCGCTGGAGTCGCGTGACCAGGAGCTGGACACCTTCGTCGGTAGACGGTATCGTCTCGCGTGGCGCGTGCGGGTCGGCGCCAAACGCCACATCCAGCGTCTGTTTGGAGACATCAATGCCGATAAAGAGCGACTCACGGGAAGCCATACACAGAACCTCCTGAGGAAAACGGCGCCAGCCTTGCTAGCATATGCGGGTTTGAGGGCCCAGATAACTGTTCGGCTTGGTCGCGTTGAAGGACACGGCTACCCAACACTCCGCGGCGATCTCGTGAACCTGGCGCAGAACGGTATACCGTGTCCCGTTAGATTATACTAGGCGCGGAGATGGGGGAGCGCAGCGGAAGCGGGTGTCTCGCGCGACACGGCAGACCCGACCAGGGGTCAACGTATCTGAGAACTGCTATAATCCGCTATGCCGAATGAGCCGTGGGGCTGATGGAGATTGAGAAATAAATCCGCTATCCCGCGCTAGCCGTGGGGCTGAAGCCCTCGGCTAGCCAAGGCGAAGCCCGCCTGCGCGGGCTATGGCGGAATAATTACTCAAAGACCATAAGCCCTCGGCTATGCAAGGCGAAGCCCGCCTGCGCGGGCTATTGCAGACAAAACTTCATCCGTGCTTATCCGTCCTATCCGTGCCAATCCGTGTTCTATTCCGGCTCTTCGAGGCGAAGCCCGCCTGCGCGGGCTATTGCAGACAAAACTTCATCCGTGCTTATCCGTCCTATCCGTGCCAATCCGTGTTCTATTCCGGCTCTTCGAGGCGAAGCCCGCCTGCGCGGGCTATGTCGGACTTTAGATCATGACGCCCTGGCTCCCAGGAGAAATGTGAGCGCTCAGGAAGATGCTGACAGGCGACGATGCGTTCCGGGCGATAAATCGGTAACGATAGCGTTGATGAACGGCGCCGGGATGCACGCTCCTGACAGCGCTGCGGTAGTCAGTCCGTCGAGGTATAATGGTAGCATGAGAGTCTATCTGGACAACTGCTGTTTTCAGCGCCCGCTGGACAACAAGAGTCAGGTGCGGGTGCGGCTGGAGTCGGAAGCAGTCCTTGCTCTTCTTTCACTCTGGGAACAGCACCAGATCGAGGTAATCTCATCCGAAGCGCTCGAGTTTGAACTGGCTCAAAATCCTGATCCGGTACGGCGCGCCTACGTTGCTGAGATTGTATCGGGCGCGGCGATCAGGGTGCAGGTTGACCATGCCATCTCGATGCGCGCAAAAGAACTCGAAGCTGGCGGCCTGCGCGGCATGGACGCTCTCCATATCGCCTGTGCGGAAGCAGCAGGCGCTGATTACTTCTGCTCGTGTGATGATCGCCTTCTTCGCCGGGCGCGCGTCATCGAAGGACTGCGCGTGAAGGTCGTGTCGTTATTGGTGTTAGCAGGAGAACTTGCACAATGACCGCTCAAACAGTCCCGCTTCAAGAACTAACCGTCTCTACCATCAAACTCTTATGCCGTGAGATTGGCGTGGTCAATACAGCGCGTTTCCTCAACCAGTTCATGGTTGGGTACGGTGACTATACCGGGGAGCGAGAGCAGATTATTGGTCACCTGACGGTCGATGACATTGTGTCTGAGATCGAGCGCAAACGTTCGCCTCAGACTGAATGAGTTGCAACCTGTGCACCTTTGCGCTTTGTGTGCTCCGAGCAGTGACGGCTAGCGCTCATTCTGTACAGCGCGCTGTTCCTGCCAGAGGTAACTGCCTGCCGCCGTGATCGCTGCCACGATGAACGCCAGCGCCAGACCAATGCGCATATGCGTTTCCGCGCTCTGTTCAGCACGCAACCGCGCTGCGCGCAGGTCGGCGGTCGGCAATCCTTCGATGCCGTTGCGCAGCGCTGCGGCTGCCGAACGCACCAGTTCCTGATGTTCGATGAACAGGAGCGCGCCAGAAATGCCGCGCGCTACGATAAACACCAGCAACCCGGCAGCGATGGCGAATGCCAGGCTCAATGCCACCCGACGCAGCCATGCGTAGCGGGGTGCAACGATCAACTCACGCTGCTGCTTGATCATCGCTCAACGCCTGGTAGACCACACGATGCAC
Encoded here:
- a CDS encoding co-chaperone GroES, which translates into the protein MSANGTEPGIQPPGARVLLKPIEQDDRTSSGIYLPDTAKEKPQLGVVIAVGDADDIKVQVNDRVFFAKYSGTEITCKGDTFLLMDVGDLLTRVTN
- a CDS encoding glutaredoxin family protein, whose product is MSETKPQPRVIMFTTPTCSFCNAAKNYFRQKGIKFKDVDVSKDPAAARDMVRRSGQQGVPVIDIGGKIVVGFDRPNIDRLPDIK
- a CDS encoding IS630 family transposase (programmed frameshift) yields the protein MPRPKAYVVTLTEKERLSLLDLLKKGEVNARMVTRARILLLSAEGATDQSIADVLKVNPQTVRNIRKRFVEEGLEAALQERPRPGAQPKLDSKQEAFLIALACSAPPEGRERWTMQLLADRLVELKIVESISDETVRRGVKKNNLKPWQKQQWRLGQITADFLWRMEDVLDLYAEPYDPRRPVVCFDERPYQLVADVQAPLPMEPGRPQRVDDEYERQGCCNLFLIFQPLTGWREVHVTERRTKEDFARQMKWLVDEVFPEAEGIRVVLDNLNTHTPAVLYQTFPPEEARRLTRKLAFHSTPKHGSWLNMTEIEFSILARQCLDRRLPDIESVRREVDAWAKARSEVRATVQWRFTTANARLTFRRFYHQ
- a CDS encoding IS110-like element ISRfsp2 family transposase, translating into MASRESLFIGIDVSKQTLDVAFGADPHAPRETIPSTDEGVQLLVTRLQRLQPTLIVLEATGGLERMVFAQLLQAGVPTARVQPRRVRALAHAEGRQAKTDRLDARLLARFAERVRPPHHQATDEQRASLRDLLVRREQVIQMRTAEINRLTAAAPNLRPGIQQHIDWLDQEIRALEQERDNEAERTDEVRRKRELRESVPGIGAITALNLLLRLPELGTIKRTEAAAVVGVAPYANQSGAQHKPRHISGGRRDVRSVLYMATLAATRRRLVRRAFDQRLCQAGKPRKVAIVAAMRKLLTILGAILRQQKPWDPAVHTSAP
- a CDS encoding PIN domain-containing protein, producing MRVYLDNCCFQRPLDNKSQVRVRLESEAVLALLSLWEQHQIEVISSEALEFELAQNPDPVRRAYVAEIVSGAAIRVQVDHAISMRAKELEAGGLRGMDALHIACAEAAGADYFCSCDDRLLRRARVIEGLRVKVVSLLVLAGELAQ